Sequence from the Desulfobulbaceae bacterium genome:
TAATGTCGCTATCAGCTCTGGCAATGATCACGCCTTGGGACTGGGAGCCAAGGGAGTCCTTTTTCTCGGTAGCCAGTATCTCAACACCATGAAAACGGTTCATGATGATATAGAGTAATGAGTTGGTGTGGGTGAAATCAAGACCGTCAAGTTCTTTAAGAAAATTGGTCGTATCAATGGCTTGCATCTCAAAGTTGGCGTTAAGCTGCTGTCCTAAATATGCTGTGAAGGGTTGAAATCGGGCGTTGGTTTCATTCTCGCTGTTGCAGATCATGTAACCGATTTTATAGGTAGGGAGATCTTTCTTGGCCTCGGCATGCTTTTGCTCTGATGGGTTGGAGGTGCAGGCTGTAAACAGGAAGAGCAGGCAGGCGGCAGTGAAAATCCTTTTCATGATGAGATGACCTTTATAATAAAAAATTAAGCAACTATCTGGAATATAGGGTGGTGCATATCGCTCATTCACCCTCGTGTTC
This genomic interval carries:
- a CDS encoding phosphate/phosphite/phosphonate ABC transporter substrate-binding protein, whose amino-acid sequence is MKRIFTAACLLFLFTACTSNPSEQKHAEAKKDLPTYKIGYMICNSENETNARFQPFTAYLGQQLNANFEMQAIDTTNFLKELDGLDFTHTNSLLYIIMNRFHGVEILATEKKDSLGSQSQGVIIARADSDI